Proteins from a single region of Belliella baltica DSM 15883:
- a CDS encoding helix-turn-helix domain-containing protein: protein MIMGENEDSGFTVLENKSIGRNFSMFRKLRDKKAIEVADYLGLKEAAYTKYERGESKITIDMIQSVAEFLNVDPLQIISSQPGHIIEHLTNSPVSINSSNNTTSINDKQTEVMMKMMESMMQMNEAIRKILEGK from the coding sequence ATGATCATGGGAGAAAATGAAGATTCTGGATTTACTGTCCTCGAAAATAAAAGTATTGGAAGAAACTTTTCAATGTTCCGTAAATTACGGGATAAGAAAGCTATAGAAGTAGCTGACTATTTAGGCCTGAAAGAAGCTGCCTATACAAAATACGAAAGAGGAGAAAGCAAAATCACCATAGACATGATTCAGAGTGTTGCTGAGTTCTTAAATGTGGATCCGCTTCAAATAATATCCTCTCAACCAGGTCATATTATCGAGCATTTGACAAATTCTCCTGTTTCGATTAATTCCAGTAATAACACTACTTCGATCAACGATAAGCAAACTGAAGTTATGATGAAAATGATGGAATCAATGATGCAGATGAATGAGGCGATTAGAAAAATATTAGAGGGGAAGTAA
- a CDS encoding RagB/SusD family nutrient uptake outer membrane protein — protein sequence MKGIRIMIGVWGLMVFMSSCDGFLDERPNKNIVIPNTLDDMQALMDASNWGMNQSPGFNLLSGDELVATPNAFLVYSLDEQEAYKWSESFFENEASDWSVPYSQVFYANVVLEGAEEINPLSEEDRSRKEEIVGSALFLRANGFYNLLSQFAPAYQPGINDGALGIPLRMDPNINIRVDRSDLKTCYDQVIGDLSTALPLLRDMTIYKSRPSKAAVHALLARIYLSIEDYEKALTHANSALGIHDVLIDYNALNPNLRFPIPAFNEEVIYHTQMVTYLFSALVTTVVNPEIYQSFETNDLRRRVFFLNNAFGAVFKGTYSGTNNMFSGLASNEVYLIKAECEARLGDGETGLQVLNSLLEKRWVTGNFEPKEATGSGILDLILEERRKELLYRGVRWTDLRRLNRDPRYAKILERNIQGENFTLEPNSSRYTLPIPLNEINVSGISQNNRN from the coding sequence ATGAAAGGTATAAGAATAATGATTGGTGTTTGGGGGCTGATGGTATTTATGAGTTCCTGTGATGGGTTTTTGGATGAGAGGCCGAATAAGAATATTGTGATTCCTAATACGCTTGATGATATGCAGGCTTTGATGGATGCGAGTAATTGGGGAATGAACCAAAGTCCTGGATTTAACCTCTTGAGTGGAGATGAATTGGTAGCTACACCCAATGCATTTTTAGTCTATAGTTTGGATGAGCAGGAGGCTTATAAGTGGAGTGAAAGTTTCTTCGAAAATGAAGCAAGTGACTGGTCTGTTCCTTATAGTCAAGTATTCTATGCCAATGTGGTTTTAGAAGGTGCTGAAGAGATTAATCCTTTAAGCGAAGAAGATAGAAGTCGTAAAGAAGAAATTGTAGGGAGTGCATTATTTTTAAGAGCTAATGGGTTCTACAATCTTCTCAGCCAGTTTGCGCCAGCTTATCAGCCTGGCATTAATGATGGGGCTTTGGGAATTCCTTTAAGGATGGATCCTAACATTAATATTAGGGTAGATCGATCTGATTTAAAGACTTGCTATGATCAGGTGATTGGAGACCTTAGTACTGCTCTACCCTTGCTTAGGGATATGACTATCTATAAAAGTCGTCCATCAAAAGCTGCTGTACATGCATTATTGGCTAGAATCTACTTATCAATTGAGGATTATGAAAAGGCATTGACACATGCGAATAGTGCATTGGGTATTCATGATGTTTTGATAGATTATAATGCTTTAAACCCTAATCTCCGCTTTCCTATACCTGCCTTCAACGAAGAAGTGATTTATCATACACAGATGGTGACCTATTTGTTTAGCGCATTAGTGACAACAGTCGTAAATCCTGAGATTTACCAATCCTTTGAGACGAATGATTTGAGAAGACGTGTATTCTTTTTAAATAATGCATTTGGTGCAGTTTTCAAAGGAACCTATTCTGGTACGAATAATATGTTTTCTGGATTGGCTAGCAATGAAGTGTATTTGATCAAAGCTGAATGTGAAGCAAGGTTGGGAGATGGCGAAACTGGATTGCAAGTGCTTAACTCTTTATTAGAAAAGCGGTGGGTAACTGGTAATTTTGAGCCTAAAGAGGCAACGGGATCAGGAATTTTGGATTTGATTTTGGAAGAACGCAGGAAAGAGCTGCTCTATCGCGGTGTTAGATGGACAGATTTACGCAGACTTAATCGTGATCCTAGGTATGCAAAAATTCTAGAGCGAAATATTCAGGGGGAAAACTTCACTTTGGAACCAAATTCTAGCAGGTATACATTACCAATACCTTTGAATGAGATCAATGTCAGTGGGATTTCTCAAAACAATCGCAATTAA
- a CDS encoding response regulator, translating to MNSLNDFDCILLIDDDPIINFVTNRFLRKAGYQNEIIKFEHSLEGFDYVKAVLTSFDLGPCSVLIFLDINMPVLNGWGFLEQFEKLPAKAKEVFRIVILTSSYDPKDIKMANDDKNVSGYVVKPLSIFRIGEVEDYLEKLRF from the coding sequence ATGAATTCACTGAATGATTTTGACTGCATTCTATTGATAGATGATGATCCAATCATCAACTTTGTCACCAATAGATTTTTAAGAAAAGCAGGATATCAAAATGAAATTATCAAGTTTGAGCATAGTCTCGAAGGATTTGACTATGTAAAGGCAGTATTGACTTCATTTGATTTAGGTCCTTGTTCCGTCTTGATTTTCTTGGATATCAATATGCCAGTATTGAATGGTTGGGGGTTTTTGGAGCAATTTGAAAAGTTACCAGCTAAGGCAAAGGAAGTTTTTCGAATTGTGATTTTAACGAGTAGCTATGATCCCAAGGATATAAAAATGGCAAATGATGATAAAAATGTATCCGGGTATGTTGTCAAGCCTTTATCAATATTTCGTATTGGAGAGGTGGAGGACTATTTGGAAAAGTTGAGGTTTTAA
- a CDS encoding glycosyltransferase family 4 protein, which yields MKILQLIQKPQRRGAEIFASQLSHALQQLGHELILVSVFEGDGQLDFTGKQIHLQRPISKRLTDYKSWAAFSKIITEFQPDLIQANAADTLKFAVFSKLFFRWKQPIIYRNANQMGDFIKGSWHRRFNQFLLNRVGAIASVSQASQDDLLKTFRFPSQQCKVIPIGIVPEEIEEKRKAAASYQFSQPFLLQIGGLVPEKDPLGMLHIFHTLKDKSINLVFVGSGPLESKLLKEIQRLSLQDRVQLIPNQTNIFPILSQATALVMPSKIEGLPAVILEAMYCKVHVVAYGVGGIPEVLRTGETGFCINPEDQAEFLSAIHNLLSLPPNQKNQILNNAQTLVQSKYTLTKVTQDFESFYLDILDHNS from the coding sequence TTGAAAATCCTCCAACTCATCCAAAAACCCCAACGCCGTGGCGCCGAAATATTCGCCTCCCAGCTTTCTCATGCCCTACAGCAACTAGGACATGAGCTGATTTTGGTCAGTGTGTTTGAAGGAGACGGGCAACTTGATTTTACAGGCAAACAAATCCACCTACAGCGACCGATCAGCAAGCGCTTGACAGATTATAAGAGTTGGGCAGCATTTAGCAAGATCATCACAGAATTTCAACCCGATCTTATCCAAGCCAATGCAGCAGATACCCTAAAGTTTGCTGTATTTTCCAAATTATTCTTTAGATGGAAGCAACCCATCATCTACCGCAATGCCAATCAAATGGGGGATTTCATCAAAGGATCCTGGCACAGACGATTCAATCAGTTTTTATTAAATAGGGTGGGAGCAATAGCCTCTGTCTCCCAAGCTTCTCAAGATGACCTACTAAAAACCTTCCGTTTTCCATCACAGCAGTGCAAAGTAATTCCCATAGGAATAGTACCGGAAGAGATAGAGGAAAAACGAAAAGCAGCAGCAAGCTATCAGTTCAGCCAACCATTTTTACTCCAAATAGGAGGGCTAGTGCCTGAGAAAGATCCTTTGGGAATGTTACACATCTTCCACACACTCAAAGACAAATCAATCAATTTGGTCTTTGTAGGTTCAGGCCCATTAGAAAGCAAACTCTTAAAAGAAATCCAAAGACTAAGCCTTCAAGACCGCGTACAACTCATTCCCAACCAAACCAATATCTTTCCAATCTTATCCCAAGCCACAGCCCTTGTCATGCCCTCGAAAATCGAAGGTTTGCCAGCAGTCATCCTCGAAGCCATGTATTGCAAGGTACATGTAGTAGCCTACGGAGTAGGAGGTATCCCCGAAGTTTTAAGAACGGGTGAAACAGGCTTCTGCATTAACCCAGAAGATCAAGCGGAATTTTTATCCGCCATCCACAACCTTCTCAGTCTCCCCCCCAATCAAAAAAATCAAATCCTCAACAATGCCCAAACCCTAGTCCAATCAAAATATACCCTTACCAAAGTCACCCAAGATTTCGAATCATTTTATCTTGACATATTAGATCATAATTCATAA
- a CDS encoding AAA family ATPase, translating to MKIAFSIVEEERKKGHAHLADKLESILRQNLSIESDQTLRPIKVKDFKLPVDRRYRLPLANHIPHEQLRHHMILDTVVEEKIERIEKEFLAGERLAHHGLKPRRKMLFYGASGCGKSMAAERIAWDLGLSFYKVRFDSIISSYLGESAANLQKLFDSIEDYPCVLLLDEFDIIGKQRESRSNDVGEIHRIVNILLGLLEEYSGKGLLIATTNLEGSLDKALFRRFDEFIEFPKPSAFEIQKILQQSFSSLHVSNEVDLGALSRKMDGLSYAIVEKIAHDAAKKAIIYGHKEISHKDIEQSLNENRFLNA from the coding sequence ATGAAAATCGCTTTTAGTATAGTGGAGGAAGAGCGCAAAAAAGGTCATGCCCATCTTGCAGACAAGTTAGAGTCCATTCTTCGCCAGAACCTTTCAATTGAGTCAGATCAAACGCTTAGACCCATTAAAGTTAAAGACTTTAAATTACCTGTTGACCGGAGATATAGACTTCCTTTAGCTAACCATATTCCCCATGAGCAGCTTAGGCATCATATGATTTTGGATACAGTTGTAGAAGAGAAAATAGAAAGAATCGAAAAGGAATTTTTAGCTGGGGAAAGGTTAGCGCATCATGGTTTGAAGCCTAGAAGAAAAATGCTTTTTTATGGAGCATCTGGCTGTGGCAAGAGTATGGCTGCTGAGCGAATTGCATGGGATTTGGGCTTGTCTTTTTACAAAGTAAGGTTTGACTCTATCATCTCCTCATACTTAGGAGAATCTGCTGCCAATCTCCAAAAATTATTTGACAGCATTGAAGATTATCCATGCGTATTGCTTTTGGATGAATTTGATATTATTGGCAAACAAAGGGAGAGTAGGTCTAATGATGTTGGAGAAATCCATAGAATTGTAAATATTCTTTTGGGATTGCTTGAGGAGTATAGTGGGAAAGGACTGCTGATAGCTACTACTAACTTAGAAGGAAGTTTGGATAAGGCTCTTTTTAGAAGATTTGATGAATTTATTGAATTTCCCAAACCATCAGCATTCGAAATACAAAAAATTCTTCAGCAATCGTTTTCCTCTTTACATGTCAGCAATGAGGTAGATCTTGGTGCACTTTCAAGAAAGATGGATGGGCTTTCTTATGCGATTGTAGAAAAAATAGCCCATGATGCTGCTAAAAAGGCGATTATTTACGGTCACAAAGAAATCAGTCATAAAGATATAGAACAATCCTTGAATGAAAACCGGTTTTTAAACGCATAA
- the tnpC gene encoding IS66 family transposase, with protein sequence MGKNSVDYWYSWDYVLIFRKHFYSILDHRDTLIQELIKMNLQLMEQVKSLKSRVSDLENELARYRNPKNSRNSSVPPSKDENRPKKNQSLRQDTGRKTGGQPGHKGHTLEMTSSPDIIENHIPLFCTCCGGDLSAVPAELSSKRQVLDLPVIKVVCTEHRIFSKNCSCGEKISGSFPDNINAPIQYGSGVETIVGYLHARQYVPYRRMKELLRDCFGINLSEGSIDNIIGRFARKSAPIYAKIKTAVSKSPVIGADETGAKVDGNKQWVWTYQTEELTLLAISESRGLKAMNTHFPDGFGKAVLCHDAWRAYFNYSENLHQLCCAHLLRELNYIVERYKSKWADSLRALFREAISLKRKLKKLPDPENSRSIASIEEKMDNLLAQPVESKHKEAVSLQKRLLKYRKSLFTFLYHQKVPPDNNASERAIRNIKVKQKISGQFKSNNGAENFCVIRSVVDTLIKRSGNILENLNHIANLQPE encoded by the coding sequence GTGGGGAAAAACAGCGTGGATTATTGGTATTCATGGGATTATGTGCTGATATTCAGGAAACATTTCTATAGTATATTGGACCACAGGGATACGCTTATTCAGGAACTGATCAAGATGAACCTCCAGCTTATGGAGCAGGTCAAGTCTTTAAAATCTAGGGTATCCGATTTGGAAAATGAGCTTGCCCGTTACCGTAATCCCAAAAACAGCCGCAACAGCTCGGTTCCCCCTTCAAAAGACGAGAACCGCCCCAAAAAAAATCAGAGTCTCCGTCAGGATACAGGGCGCAAAACCGGCGGTCAGCCTGGACACAAAGGCCATACCCTTGAAATGACATCCTCCCCGGACATAATAGAAAACCACATCCCTTTATTCTGTACCTGCTGTGGTGGTGATCTGTCGGCGGTTCCAGCAGAACTGTCCTCCAAAAGACAGGTCCTGGATCTTCCTGTGATTAAAGTGGTATGTACCGAGCATAGAATCTTTTCCAAAAACTGTTCCTGTGGAGAAAAGATCAGTGGGTCATTCCCTGACAATATCAATGCCCCCATACAGTACGGGAGCGGTGTTGAAACCATTGTCGGTTATCTGCATGCCAGACAGTATGTTCCCTATAGAAGGATGAAAGAACTTCTCAGGGACTGCTTCGGTATTAATCTCAGCGAGGGGAGTATCGATAACATTATCGGTAGGTTTGCCCGCAAGTCTGCACCAATATATGCAAAGATAAAGACGGCAGTCTCTAAAAGTCCTGTGATAGGAGCTGACGAGACTGGGGCTAAAGTGGATGGAAACAAACAGTGGGTCTGGACTTATCAGACCGAGGAACTCACCCTGTTAGCTATATCTGAATCACGTGGACTTAAGGCGATGAATACACATTTTCCCGATGGGTTCGGAAAGGCAGTATTGTGCCACGATGCATGGAGGGCATACTTCAACTATTCGGAAAACCTGCACCAGCTCTGTTGTGCACATCTGCTTAGGGAGCTCAACTACATTGTTGAACGCTATAAATCTAAATGGGCTGACAGCCTTAGGGCCCTGTTCAGGGAAGCTATCTCACTGAAGAGAAAACTCAAAAAACTACCAGATCCAGAGAATAGCAGGAGTATTGCTTCCATTGAAGAGAAGATGGATAACCTACTCGCCCAACCTGTAGAGTCAAAACATAAAGAAGCAGTATCCCTACAAAAAAGACTCCTGAAATACAGAAAGTCACTTTTTACTTTTCTCTATCACCAAAAAGTACCACCGGATAACAATGCCTCTGAAAGAGCCATACGCAACATCAAGGTGAAACAAAAAATATCAGGACAGTTCAAATCCAACAATGGAGCTGAAAACTTCTGTGTTATAAGATCCGTCGTGGATACCCTGATCAAACGTTCGGGAAATATCTTAGAAAATCTAAATCATATAGCTAATTTACAACCTGAGTAG
- a CDS encoding S8 family peptidase, protein MEQFPHLNFFQVVEGKARGFGGGGENERSNRNRTNRRTHADFLSERVTQNREEWLIDFSQRKGLAKLSSEIQPVLLEINPDKLKAIGFSLLDFNIEIVSEGDEGLIVAASLDNLNALEEKIRGFIDKKHGTGKIADFWSIVDGDRSSWKPQHILSSHLLEMWPQIQDDQYYQLEVGIAFDRPIPKEPDISKRGGEKKHENFEKSLEERDILLMERQDHFEEFINFYGSIISSFIELEDSFSCEIEISGKGLKDLVVNYPFVFEVNEKEEIEISTDDLGASTEIEFEVHPPETDSPIVGVIDSGIQENHRFLENAINDSTSYIPSDPSTADHVIPNGHGTRVAGAILYPDGISHLSSPYVLPVFIRNLRVLDSGNGLLHKYPADLIKTIVHENPDCEIFNLSISSKAGFRKKHMSAWASTIDELSHYEDILFVLVAGNLSRDTIKHYLLDGLNYPDYLRAAFCRIANPGQSAFGITVGSINPCEFEDDDWESLGEKSEISAFSRIGLGIWEMTKPDVVEYGGGLVVSKNLLKLVKVHENLAPELLRSTLAGGPAHSKDEVGTSFAAPKVTFILAQLKKLYPNEGNNLLRALLVQGARLPGRHFSEPSLESIKYYGYGLPSLERVTRNSEYRVTFYNNAKISAEQAHVYKIDIPKGLRKPEDDFDILVEITLAYTSKVRRTRQRLKSYLASWLDWDTSKIGESHEQFKNFVLKEIEGGETHYDRTIRNRYSGIPWKIREKSNSGEIRSMNRTNSTIQKDWAIIKSYDLSDDFNIAIKGHKGWDKNQEEIPYALAVSFEILGANIPIYEMIRIENEVEIET, encoded by the coding sequence ATGGAGCAATTTCCACATCTGAATTTTTTTCAAGTCGTAGAGGGTAAGGCAAGAGGTTTTGGAGGCGGAGGGGAAAATGAAAGATCTAATCGAAATAGAACAAACCGTAGAACACATGCGGATTTTTTGTCCGAACGAGTGACCCAAAACAGGGAAGAATGGCTGATTGATTTTTCGCAAAGAAAAGGACTTGCAAAATTGAGTTCAGAAATCCAACCTGTTCTACTAGAAATCAATCCAGATAAACTAAAGGCTATAGGTTTTAGTCTGCTCGACTTTAATATAGAAATAGTGTCTGAAGGTGATGAAGGACTAATCGTTGCAGCATCCTTGGATAACCTTAATGCTCTAGAAGAGAAAATCAGGGGTTTTATAGATAAAAAGCATGGTACTGGAAAAATTGCAGACTTTTGGAGTATCGTGGATGGTGATAGATCAAGCTGGAAACCACAGCATATATTGTCTTCTCACCTTTTAGAGATGTGGCCCCAAATTCAAGATGATCAATACTATCAATTAGAGGTCGGGATTGCATTTGATAGACCAATTCCTAAAGAACCCGATATTTCAAAAAGAGGAGGAGAAAAAAAACATGAAAATTTCGAAAAATCTCTAGAAGAGAGAGATATTCTTTTAATGGAAAGACAAGATCATTTCGAGGAATTTATTAATTTTTATGGAAGTATTATAAGTTCTTTTATAGAACTGGAAGATAGTTTTAGCTGTGAGATAGAGATATCTGGAAAAGGCTTAAAAGATCTGGTTGTAAATTATCCTTTTGTATTCGAAGTCAATGAAAAAGAAGAAATTGAGATTTCTACTGATGACTTGGGTGCATCTACTGAAATTGAATTTGAAGTTCATCCTCCTGAAACAGACTCCCCAATAGTTGGTGTAATAGATAGTGGAATACAGGAGAATCATAGGTTTTTGGAAAATGCTATCAATGATTCTACATCCTATATTCCATCTGATCCCTCAACGGCCGATCATGTAATTCCTAATGGTCATGGCACCCGCGTAGCTGGCGCAATTCTTTATCCTGATGGTATTTCCCATCTATCTTCTCCTTATGTACTCCCAGTATTCATTCGAAACCTTCGCGTCTTGGACAGTGGAAATGGACTTTTACACAAATATCCAGCTGATTTAATCAAGACAATTGTACATGAAAATCCAGACTGCGAAATATTCAATTTGTCGATCTCATCCAAAGCAGGCTTTAGGAAAAAGCATATGTCGGCTTGGGCTTCTACTATTGATGAACTTTCCCACTATGAGGATATTCTTTTTGTTCTTGTTGCAGGCAATTTGTCCAGAGACACGATTAAACACTATCTATTAGATGGTTTAAATTACCCTGATTATTTGAGAGCGGCCTTTTGTAGAATAGCCAATCCTGGGCAAAGTGCTTTTGGGATTACGGTAGGAAGCATAAATCCATGTGAATTTGAAGATGATGATTGGGAGTCTTTAGGGGAAAAAAGTGAGATATCAGCTTTTTCTCGTATAGGTTTAGGTATATGGGAAATGACCAAACCAGATGTAGTAGAATATGGAGGAGGATTAGTTGTTTCAAAAAATTTATTGAAGCTTGTAAAAGTGCATGAAAACCTTGCTCCTGAATTATTGAGATCAACCTTAGCTGGTGGGCCTGCTCATTCAAAAGATGAGGTAGGGACTTCATTTGCTGCACCAAAGGTGACTTTCATCTTGGCTCAGCTAAAGAAACTTTATCCTAATGAAGGCAATAATTTACTCAGGGCTCTTTTGGTTCAGGGAGCACGGCTTCCAGGAAGACACTTTTCTGAACCTTCCTTGGAAAGTATTAAATATTATGGCTACGGACTTCCATCTCTTGAACGGGTCACGCGTAATTCAGAATACAGAGTAACCTTCTACAATAATGCAAAAATCAGCGCGGAGCAGGCGCATGTTTACAAAATTGATATTCCTAAAGGATTAAGGAAACCAGAAGACGATTTTGATATCTTGGTTGAAATCACCCTAGCTTATACGTCTAAAGTCCGGAGGACGAGGCAGCGTTTAAAATCTTATTTAGCTAGCTGGCTGGATTGGGATACATCTAAAATTGGAGAATCTCACGAGCAGTTTAAAAACTTTGTTCTCAAAGAAATAGAAGGAGGTGAAACCCATTATGACAGAACCATTCGTAACAGATATTCAGGGATTCCTTGGAAAATAAGAGAAAAATCCAATTCTGGTGAAATTAGAAGTATGAATAGAACCAATTCAACCATACAAAAAGACTGGGCGATCATTAAATCTTACGATCTGTCGGACGACTTCAATATTGCTATCAAAGGGCATAAAGGATGGGATAAAAATCAGGAAGAAATTCCATACGCTTTGGCAGTATCATTTGAGATACTTGGCGCTAATATTCCTATTTATGAGATGATAAGAATAGAAAATGAAGTAGAAATTGAAACCTAA